TCTCCCACCGCTTTGCCTCCGTCTGCCCCCCACAGCTCCAGTGTTGGCTCATCTGGCCATGTGCGGAAGAAGTCTCGTGCTCGCGCGCTGTCGTTGATATCTGCCAATAGACAAACACCCTTGGCGTCTCCCTCTCCTTTGACCCCACCCCTCGACCCTTCTGCCGCTCATTATCGAGACCCTGAGGCTCGAAAGAAGCTTCGAGCTTATCTCGCTTCACCTCAGAAATttgatgaggccattgagTTTGGATTCTCTTCCAAAGATGGACCCCGACCACAAACGGGATTGATCAAAGCCTCCGCATACGAGCCGGACAGGTTGCGAAGCTTCCTAGAAGATGATAGATCATCAAGATACAGCGACGATGCTTCTGCAGCTGAACCTGATTCTCCAAAAACTCCTCAATTGTTCGACAAGACACCGCATATTCGATCTCTACGAAGTAGCAACGAGCACTCATCATActcaagaggagagaaatcTATATACGACCCAGCAGCGAGCCGAGAAATGACACTTCGCATGACCTTAACACGGCCAGATCTTCGCCAAAGCGAGGATCAGATCTATGGCTGGAAACAGGCTGGTAGTCGAGTGAGCTCAAGCCGTGGAGATCACACACCTAGTCCAGCATTGTACGCTCGTGAAAGCAACCCCAAACAGAGCATTGAAAGACAGCTCGCTGCTCTAGACCAGTGGGAAGATCCTGTCGATCATGATAACCGCACCGTGAGAAGATTCTGGAATCGAGTCAAGCGGTCATAGTCCGAGCCACAGCGCAGCCACCTGCAATGGTGCAACCAGCACCTAGGCGTTTCAGGTTATATAAGAAATCATGTATTGGCCATCAATTTTTGAGCAGCAGGCATTATCTCATACATTCTTTTGTTTTTTCTTTAGTATCAAATACCCCAAATCGTTTAATTGCCATCTTAGACCTGTCGCTACATCGCATTTGCTATGGTCCGGTTCAAATACAGGTATTGCATGAGCAAAACAGTCTCGGTTACTCATTggaaggagttgaaggagtaATATTATGGCGTGTTCTCTGTTTTGAGAAATAATCTTGACCGCAATGGCATTAAGCACATGAATATAGCAAAGTCTTCTTTTCAGACTGCAGCATCGCAAGCATGGCGCAAACGGGGATTGGAATTGCAAAAATAAATCGAATATGATGGACATATAGCTCAGAGCTGCATGGGTCTATCTGTACAATACCACTTAGTGACATGAACTACATCTCAATAGACTAGAGGTAGTGCCTTTGTGACTTGTCATAGTTGTCGAAATCCTTCAATTACACTATTCGTGCAATATCTCGAGAGCCTTGTCCCAGTCCACTGGACGTTATAACATGATCTGTTATCAGCCAAGCAATCAAATTCTTCGTCATGCAGCCAGCACGGATATATCACACGGCAAGTGTGATACCCGTGCATCTGTCACCAAGCCATGAGCTTTTTCGCACAAGAAATGACCGGAACGAATATCCACTTCCGGTCACTATCTCCTTGCCTGTGCCTCAGATAGTTCATGCAAGTCTTAGCTGGCATGTTTGAGCTGAATGATGACTGTCAGCACGATGTTCAAGGGATGAGAGCTGGAGTATGATGAGTAAGATCATACCCTATCCGACGATAAGTATGTCTCATTCTTCCGCGTGCAGTGAGTTACGGAGTCATGGCACATTCAAAGTGATAATTATACCATGTATGTCTGACTTTCTGTTCTGTTTCTCATGCTATACTACCAGTCCTCTCTGTTTACCAAAACGCTCCTATCATTCCATCGCATTCATCTTTTCCGCAAAAAAAGTTCTCCCAATAAGACACCATATCATAGTACAGTCCTGGTTCACGTCGTAGCTCGTACGTTCTTCTGCTCAAACCTCTTCGTCGCTCTCCTCACCAAGTAGCTCAccctcgtcgtcgtcgaccATGGAATAGTCACCACGCCCTCGGGCGAAGCTATCGCGTGTGGTATATCGTCTTGACCAGTTGCCTCCCCTGCTTCGGTTTGATACGCGCTCGTAGACTCCAGTGGCGGATCGCCATATGGAGGTCAAGACAAGTGGCAGggcagcaacaacagctgcCAGCGCTGAAATGGCAATAACGGGATACTTGATCCAAGGCTGCTCGCTGTCAAAGGTTGCACTGTTATCACCCAGTCGGATCTGTCCAAATTTGCCGCTCCAGTTGCGCCAAGCATACCAGCCAAAAGCGGCTGCCAGTCCGATGGGGATGATGATAGCAAAGAAAATAGCCCAGCCTGAAGTGCCACGCTTGCGTGCAAAATCCTCCTCGTGTCCTGCACAGGCGTGCTCTGTGGAGGTCTTGTCCAGCTCTTGGCCACCTTCGCAGGTGGTCAAGGGGATGCGACGATAACCTGTAGGGTCGAAGTACGAAGTCTCATTGGGATGTTGCTTACACCACTCCTCGCCCGAGATGGCATCATGATCCGGAACCAGACTGCATTGTCCATGGTTGTCTAGTTCGAAATTATATGCACTGAGAATGATTAGTTTATATTCACAGGGATGTTCAACTGTAATACTTACCATTCAAAATCTCGCCGGGTACACTCGCAGTTTTCGTATTCTCGCAATCGCGACATGCTTGCCTGATTGTAGCACTTGCGATCCGTCTTCTTTCGCAGATACTTGGCCTTATGTCCGAAAAGGCAGTCGTCGTTTTGGAGGGGATGCTTAGGAGACCAGAGATCGTAATCTGAAGAAGGATCATCGGAGTACTTGCATGGCTGATTTGTGAGTCCTGTAAAATCTAGGTTGGCAGCGAAGAGTTTCTTGTCATCTGTCTGGTACCACACCAAGAAGTTTCGTGAAGTTCCACTATGGACAGATGTCAAGTCTTGAATGGTTACCTCCTTGTCGGTGAACTTGTAGTCAGTCCAAGTATTGCCCTCGTCGGTTGAGTAAGAGACAATATTTgacttgatcttgttcgTCTGGGTAGCACGCTGTGCGAGCACAATGATCGAGCCCTGATCACCGTATTGCCATGTCCATACACCCTTCTTGACGCTCTTCCAGTTGATTCCGCCATCAGCTGACATGAACGTATCGGCATCCTTgacatctccaaggcttGGTCCAACGTTTCCATAGCCAAAGATCAGGCCAACGGCAGTGCTTGCTGAGAAAGTTCTGCCCTTATTCTCTCGCTCTGTGTAGTGATGTAGATGAAGAGCGCATTTGCTATCACCTGAGGAGCTGCATGGATAAGACTTGCCATCTGCACCCTTTGATGGAGGGGGGAGGAAACCCCATTCGGCGCCATCGTTGTGCGAAATCTTTGTCTGGATCACCTTCTTTCCGTTCTTGTCATCAGGGTTTGAAACAGAATTGATAAGGGTGACGCCCTCAAGACCCGCGACTTTTTCAAAATCCACGTAACCCAGTTCGTCTGAGTTGACGTTGGATGCACTGAGGACATATGTGGTACCGTTAGAATTACTCTTGATTATTGAGCCACGGCGTCGGCCTTCAGAAAGATCAGTGGCGACAAATAGGTTGACGGCGTGGTTGGAGCTGTCAAGAACGGTGTACAATGACGAGTGAGAATCGTGAAAGTTGCGCGGAAATTGGGCTGCCTCAAAATGCTTTCCGTCCATACTAGCAATGGCTTGCAGGCCGGCGCtctccttgccatcctcaataACCTCATCCGTGGCGAGGATGAACTCATTCATAGTCGCAAACGCCGCAACCGTACCGTTATGGATAATCCTGTCGTCCTCAGAGAAGTCCTCAATTGTGACAATGGTTTTGTGGTTGTCAGCATTCTCGTCCTTGTGGACGAGACAGACGATTTGTTTCTGAGCGCGGAACTTGAAGGCAGAGTTTCCTGTGAACTCGCACTTGGTCGCGTAGCGTTGCAGAGTCTTCCAGTTGTCACCACGAtcagttgagattgaggcttCAGGGTAACAATCCTTGCTACCCGCAACGTCACCACATCGCTTTCCgatccagatcatccagtCCTTCTTGTCTGGATGGAAACTCATTGCGGCACCTGGATCAGAAAATGGcgtcttgaagctgtgaaAGCTATGACCGCGGTCAATGGTATAGATGACCTTTTCAGAATCTgtatggaagaagacgactTCCCTGAAGTAGGTATGAGGGATCAGGGCCAAGAtattctcctcttcaagaaTGCGCTTCCAAGTTTTGCCATGATCAGCTGTGATCCATAGCTTGTTTTCCACTTCGACTTTACCGTCAGGTAGCCTATCACCAATGGGTCGAGCAATAACAACTTCGCTGGTAGGGCTCTCAGATTCGAGACCCATGAGGTAAAATTTCTGCATGTCCTTGCCTTTGATGTCCGCGAACTCATTGGTCTTGAGCGAAATTTCACCACTGGCCGGAGTACCAGGCGTTGAACCGCCACCGGAACTGCCGCCATCGGAGCACTTGCGTTCAACTGGGTCATCCTTCTGAGAGCCACTCTTTCGAGTACATGTATTTCCTGGAATAAGGCGCCACCCGGACGATCCCTTGAAAGtctcatccttgcccttgcaAGAGCCTTCTGGAATAGGAACTGGCCCAACCTTCTTACAGACCTTGTTGTCATCGGGGTCCCTCTGAAAGTTGTAGTCGCATTCAAAGTCGGCATCGGTACACTCGCAGTTCTCTATGACGGGTTCAGGGTCACGGAAATCGGCCTTGAGAAAGCAATCTGCCGATTTCTTGCGGCGGTTGTATGTCTGCTTGTGACCCATGATGCAAGTTGGCGCTCCCTTGTCGTCAACACGTGCATACCATGACTCCATGTCCTTACTCTCGCAAGTGCGCTTCTCCATGCCCTCAAAATTAATGGCAATCATGTGAAAAGTTCTgtccttctcaccaacaagcaGAAACTTGAGACTCGTCGAATCCTGAGTAGTTGTCAGAATAACAGGCCTCACCTTCAAGCCATCAGGGAGCGGGGCGGACTCCCAGTTTTCTCCATAGtcaaaagagaaggaaatcTTATCGACGTCCTCCTTGAGAGAATCTCTGGCAGCGACCAAGATACCGCCTGTGTCACCAAACTCATATTTGTGAGGGCCCTCAAGCGCCTTTTTCCATGACACGCCAGCGTTGTCAGAAACATAAAGATTGGAACTCTCGAACTCGCCGAGTGCGGCGCCCGTGTTTCCATTGCCCATAACAAGACCAGGGGCCGGGCTCGAGAAGATGCGCCCGATATTGTCAATGTCTGTCATTGAATGTAGGTGAATGCGGTCTTGTCCAGCTTTGACTGGCTCAAAGGTTCTTCCATCGTCGAATGTAATCTGTGTCACCACAGCTTTCTTTGCATTCTTtgcatcaacatccttgccGTTTTCGACCGTGTTGACCAGGAAGATACCTTGAATTCCGCTGATTTTCTCGAAATCGACGTGGCCCTTGACATTGCGATTGGTGTACGGGATGTTCTCTGTAAAGTATGTACCGTTCGAgttgctggtgaagatgacacCCATAGGGGTGGACGGGTGAGAAGTCATCACGTCAACTTGAATGCTGTAGTTGGTGCTTTCGAGGACCGTGTAAGCTTCCTGGTTAATCTTGTGGGAATGGTCATGGCTGTCGTCTGTGGGGAACATGGCTCGGTGCCAGAATTGAGCATCACTGGTAACGAAGAGagtcatctcatcactgcCAGTGGATGACgaggcaagaagaataaaGCTCTTGACGGCTGCAATGCTAACGACGCCAGTTACATCGCGGTGACCGTCCAAACTTGGCTCGAATTCGTCGAATTTTCCCCCACTGCCCTTGGCAAAGAAGTTATCCGAAACGCACAACTTCTGGCTTGTTTTGAAGAGACTCAGAGGGTCGGTAACGATGCAAAGAATTCTGGTCTTGTCCAGCTCAGCATCACCAGTTGTGAACTCTCGGTTTGTCTTGGCCCACCAGCAACCTGAGGTGCTGGGACGCAGCTGCTGCACAGTCTTGAAACCATCAATTGTATATGTTGTTTCCTCGTCGCAAAAGATTCCATCGCAGTTCATGCCGTTGAAAATGATGCGCTTCGGGTCGCCAGCGTGGAAGACAAGAGTATCGGGTTGGAAAGCACTCGGCATCGTGCCGCTGCTGAATTCACTCCAGCTTTTGCCACGGTCTTCGGTTTTGTAGTGCTTCCGATCTTTCGTGAGAACAAAAGCAGAATTGGAATCGAAGGGGTGAAGGTACAGGAAGGTTGCGCTTCGGTCAGGGATGTCAGGGACTTGGGCCCATGTTTTGCCTGCATCTTCGGACCTCCAGATGTTTCTCTCCTCGATATCTTGGAAGACAACGACGTCACTATCCTCAAAGTAATTCAGGTTGAGAGGAGGATGCCTCGCGACGGAAGCGTCGACCGTCGGCTTGTCCTGCTTTGCTGCCACAGCTGTCCATAACAGAGAGAATATGAGGGCGCGCCATGAGAGTGCGGCCCAAGCTGAGGACCTCATCATTGCGGCTGAGCTTGCAGTAaagatatcatgaagaagcaAACACAGCCGGAAGGTGCGAGGATCTGGCAATTTCGTTAGAATTCGTGCAACAGAGAAGTGGCTGGCTCCGAAGTATCGATTGCAAGTCGTGTCTGAAACGTGTTGATGAAGTTTATCAGAGGTAGGACACTTTGCTCCTTACGAGTTAAGGTTACGAGGCACGTCAGCAATGAGGCGGCAGCTGTTTCGCCCGGTTGGTGTGGCGTCGAGCTTCGCCACACTAACGTTGCTCCCCTCGTCAGTCTCTTGGTGAAGGCTGATGCTCTGATGAAGATAAGATTATCtaaagtacctacctaccttgcctacctaggtatgtgCTGTAAGGAAATGATTCGCAAGTACAATCTGCTGATAGAGATCCCCGTATCGCCTGTCCATGTAGCTAACATTATTCGTTCCTCCTTTTTTTCACTTCAACAGTGCTGGAATGCATGGAGTGGCGCTACCAGTACATACCTGTCTAAATGCCATGTTTGGAAGATCGCATTCTTGACATGGATGATCAGTGAATAATCTTGAACTACCTAGAGCAAACTAAGCATTCAaatgatgactttgatgatatgaAATTCCAGTGATTTATATGTATTGTGCAATGGCGAACACGCCGAGATCGAACCATCATGTTTGATGTGAAGGCGAAACTCTCGGCATCACACATGAGGCGTTACTTTGTCCCTTTTACTGAATTGCACTATGAATTCGTGAGTATCAGACATTATAGCATACGTCAGCCTCTATATTATCTACTTAGCCCATGATGCTTCTGAAAACACACTCCTTATGGATAGGTGCAGGCTCAAGAAGGTGCCAATTTGACAGCAGCATCCAATCCGTGACGTTCGTAAAGCTGAGTTATAAGTATATTTGAGGTAGGTAAAACAAGTGCTACCAAGCCACATCTTCCACGCCATATATTTCATGGCCAATGGTTTTGTGATCAACATTACGGTACACCATTAGAGTGAGCCAGCTCTACCACGGGCCATTGCCTTTGATAGCAATAACCAGATATTCCTAGATAGGAAAGGTGTATCAGAAGAGCTGAAACGTTGTGGAGTAGCGAGGTGATGCGGCCCCTGGTTTCGGCACGGGGCTCCGTATTTCTCAGGTACGGTACATTAGTCTCACATGAAAGCCATGCCCGTTTGAGATGTAGACTCAAGTCGGAGCAGAGGCGGGTGCAAGCATAGTAAGCATACATTATCGATGCATTGATGTGATTCCAATACAGTGATATTTCGCCACCGAGTCGTAATGAGAGCGGTCATCAGCATATAATGGCACTAGCTTCAAAGTTATTGAGATTTGTGATAAGAGTCAACCTGACCTTGATGTTCATCCCGTCAACAAGTGGGACTCGAGGGCAAATGGGTCCGTACCTGGGCTAGCCTGGGCTATTAATCCTTTCACGACATGGCCTACTCTCatgaagcaagaaaacattGGACGCTGGTACAGGGTGTGAAAATAAATTTAGCAAAGAGTGCCATAAGCTTAGGCAAGATTTACCTAACTGTTTTTATCGCTTAGgtcaaggtcccgagttttcttttctcccctaGTCTACCTATGCAAACGAAACCAACAAGCATAAACAAACGGAAAGATGAAGAGTGGCCTATTATGGTCCAACTTGGCAGATTTGCTTGAATGTCGCGAACCTCGATTTAAAGTTCTAAGGGGTTGAAGTCACTCCTTTGTGGGTGAGTAACTAACCTAACTGAGGAGGTAGGTAGTGGTAAATCGACTATCGAGTATCGAGTATCTTCAGGGACTACTCACAATTGCGTTCCTGAAGCCACAGCGAAACTCAAGATTTCTCTATCAGCAGACAACGAATTGCGACTGGGTACTAATCTGTTACTCCAACAAACATTCTGGGTACCGTCCGTTTCGTTATATACAATCGGGATGAGAGCGGCAGCCTATGGCTGGCATAAACAAACAGGCGTCGTGTAAGTGCATCATTCCTAGCCAGGGCCATAATCCCTTTCATTTCAACTTTC
This genomic interval from Fusarium verticillioides 7600 chromosome 1, whole genome shotgun sequence contains the following:
- a CDS encoding hypothetical protein (At least one base has a quality score < 10), with protein sequence MMRSSAWAALSWRALIFSLLWTAVAAKQDKPTVDASVARHPPLNLNYFEDSDVVVFQDIEERNIWRSEDAGKTWAQVPDIPDRSATFLYLHPFDSNSAFVLTKDRKHYKTEDRGKSWSEFSSGTMPSAFQPDTLVFHAGDPKRIIFNGMNCDGIFCDEETTYTIDGFKTVQQLRPSTSGCWWAKTNREFTTGDAELDKTRILCIVTDPLSLFKTSQKLCVSDNFFAKGSGGKFDEFEPSLDGHRDVTGVVSIAAVKSFILLASSSTGSDEMTLFVTSDAQFWHRAMFPTDDSHDHSHKINQEAYTVLESTNYSIQVDVMTSHPSTPMGVIFTSNSNGTYFTENIPYTNRNVKGHVDFEKISGIQGIFLVNTVENGKDVDAKNAKKAVVTQITFDDGRTFEPVKAGQDRIHLHSMTDIDNIGRIFSSPAPGLVMGNGNTGAALGEFESSNLYVSDNAGVSWKKALEGPHKYEFGDTGGILVAARDSLKEDVDKISFSFDYGENWESAPLPDGLKVRPVILTTTQDSTSLKFLLVGEKDRTFHMIAINFEGMEKRTCESKDMESWYARVDDKGAPTCIMGHKQTYNRRKKSADCFLKADFRDPEPVIENCECTDADFECDYNFQRDPDDNKVCKKVGPVPIPEGSCKGKDETFKGSSGWRLIPGNTCTRKSGSQKDDPVERKCSDGGSSGGGSTPGTPASGEISLKTNEFADIKGKDMQKFYLMGLESESPTSEVVIARPIGDRLPDGKVEVENKLWITADHGKTWKRILEEENILALIPHTYFREVVFFHTDSEKVIYTIDRGHSFHSFKTPFSDPGAAMSFHPDKKDWMIWIGKRCGDVAGSKDCYPEASISTDRGDNWKTLQRYATKCEFTGNSAFKFRAQKQIVCLVHKDENADNHKTIVTIEDFSEDDRIIHNGTVAAFATMNEFILATDEVIEDGKESAGLQAIASMDGKHFEAAQFPRNFHDSHSSLYTVLDSSNHAVNLFVATDLSEGRRRGSIIKSNSNGTTYVLSASNVNSDELGYVDFEKVAGLEGVTLINSVSNPDDKNGKKVIQTKISHNDGAEWGFLPPPSKGADGKSYPCSSSGDSKCALHLHHYTERENKGRTFSASTAVGLIFGYGNVGPSLGDVKDADTFMSADGGINWKSVKKGVWTWQYGDQGSIIVLAQRATQTNKIKSNIVSYSTDEGNTWTDYKFTDKEVTIQDLTSVHSGTSRNFLVWYQTDDKKLFAANLDFTGLTNQPCKYSDDPSSDYDLWSPKHPLQNDDCLFGHKAKYLRKKTDRKCYNQASMSRLREYENCECTRRDFECAYNFELDNHGQCSLVPDHDAISGEEWCKQHPNETSYFDPTGYRRIPLTTCEGGQELDKTSTEHACAGHEEDFARKRGTSGWAIFFAIIIPIGLAAAFGWYAWRNWSGKFGQIRLGDNSATFDSEQPWIKYPVIAISALAAVVAALPLVLTSIWRSATGVYERVSNRSRGGNWSRRYTTRDSFARGRGDYSMVDDDEGELLGEESDEEV